In a genomic window of Phycodurus eques isolate BA_2022a chromosome 2, UOR_Pequ_1.1, whole genome shotgun sequence:
- the LOC133416503 gene encoding uncharacterized protein LOC133416503 isoform X3 yields MIDSTQDGGGDAINSHSGENMKMSIIYDRQTPVEWHQSKCNMSWMPTQGVCYFIGFAILLICTAAGFSLNMSKFHHLSASEENIRLHTRGTGTAAGSALQTSM; encoded by the exons ATGATTGACTCTACACAGGATGG CGGTGGTGACGCAATTAACAGTCACagtggggagaacatgaaaatgaG TATAATATATGACCGTCAAACTCCAGTGGAATGGCATCAATCCAAATGTAACATGTCGTGGATGCCGACACAAGGTGTTTGCTATTTCATTGGATTCGCTATACTGCTCATTTGCACAGCGGCTGGTTTCTCTCTCAACATGTCCAAGTTCCATCACCTGAGCGCCAGTGAAGAAAATATTCGGCTGCATACAA GAGGAACAGGAACAGCAGCAGGATCTGCTCTACAAACAAGTATGTGA
- the LOC133416503 gene encoding C-type lectin domain family 4 member E-like isoform X1: MIDSTQDGGGDAINSHSGENMKMSIIYDRQTPVEWHQSKCNMSWMPTQGVCYFIGFAILLICTAAGFSLNMSKFHHLSASEENIRLHTSMLLDKFTSTNMGNIQLQFHSLQLKHQRLDLEQKQLLRNAKCFEVTTIISMQINLLELKYLEIYETMNTLISEHQRLILSLNASLQKFQEEQEQQQDLLYKQVCDTKKENPIKCCRHGWFRHASNCYLPYRERRKNWRDAQKHCESMNSLLVKIETDDEQAFLTDLVDDHDLQPSAWIGLNDIEVEGQFRWVDGTDLSDLTFWEPKEPNNNHEVHGQDCVTIKARKKAQKSNKRNKEDIKWYHSWDDVICNARRYFMCKACILCDYLA; encoded by the exons ATGATTGACTCTACACAGGATGG CGGTGGTGACGCAATTAACAGTCACagtggggagaacatgaaaatgaG TATAATATATGACCGTCAAACTCCAGTGGAATGGCATCAATCCAAATGTAACATGTCGTGGATGCCGACACAAGGTGTTTGCTATTTCATTGGATTCGCTATACTGCTCATTTGCACAGCGGCTGGTTTCTCTCTCAACATGTCCAAGTTCCATCACCTGAGCGCCAGTGAAGAAAATATTCGGCTGCATACAAGTATGCTACTGGACAAGTTTACGAGCACCAACATGGGAAACATACAGCTGCAATTTCACAGCCTACAGCTTAAACATCAGCGGCTAGATCTTGAGCAAAAGCAGCTATTGCGTAACGCTAAATGTTTTGAAGTAACCACAATCATAAGTATGCAAATTAATCTACTGGAGCTCAAATATCTCGAAATCTACGAGACTATGAACACCCTCATAAGTGAGCACCAGCGGTTGATTCTGAGTCTTAACGCCTCTCTACAAAAATTTCAGGAGGAACAGGAACAGCAGCAGGATCTGCTCTACAAACAAGTATGTGACACAAAGAAAGAGAATCCCATAAAGTGCTGCCGGCATGGCTGGTTTAGGCACGCTTCTAATTGCTACCTTCCATAtcgagagagaagaaaaaactgGAGGGATGCACAAAAGCACTGTGAGAGCATGAACAGTTTACTAGTTAAAATTGAGACCGATGACGAGCAGGCGTTCCTGACCGATCTCGTTGATGATCATGACTTACAACCCTCGGCGTGGATTGGCTTGAATGACATTGAAGTAGAAGGTCAATTCAGGTGGGTGGACGGCACCGACCTCTCCGATCTCACATTCTGGGAGCCCAAAGAGCCGAACAACAATCACGAGGTCCACGGTCAAGATTGTGTGACCATTAAGGCCCGTAAAAAGGCCCAGAAGTCTAACAAGCGTAACAAAGAGGACATCAAGTGGTATCATTCCTGGGATGATGTCATATGCAACGCAAGACGATACTTTATGTGTAAAGCGTGCATTTTATGTGATTATTTAGCCTGA
- the LOC133416503 gene encoding C-type lectin domain family 4 member E-like isoform X2: MKMSIIYDRQTPVEWHQSKCNMSWMPTQGVCYFIGFAILLICTAAGFSLNMSKFHHLSASEENIRLHTSMLLDKFTSTNMGNIQLQFHSLQLKHQRLDLEQKQLLRNAKCFEVTTIISMQINLLELKYLEIYETMNTLISEHQRLILSLNASLQKFQEEQEQQQDLLYKQVCDTKKENPIKCCRHGWFRHASNCYLPYRERRKNWRDAQKHCESMNSLLVKIETDDEQAFLTDLVDDHDLQPSAWIGLNDIEVEGQFRWVDGTDLSDLTFWEPKEPNNNHEVHGQDCVTIKARKKAQKSNKRNKEDIKWYHSWDDVICNARRYFMCKACILCDYLA, encoded by the exons atgaaaatgaG TATAATATATGACCGTCAAACTCCAGTGGAATGGCATCAATCCAAATGTAACATGTCGTGGATGCCGACACAAGGTGTTTGCTATTTCATTGGATTCGCTATACTGCTCATTTGCACAGCGGCTGGTTTCTCTCTCAACATGTCCAAGTTCCATCACCTGAGCGCCAGTGAAGAAAATATTCGGCTGCATACAAGTATGCTACTGGACAAGTTTACGAGCACCAACATGGGAAACATACAGCTGCAATTTCACAGCCTACAGCTTAAACATCAGCGGCTAGATCTTGAGCAAAAGCAGCTATTGCGTAACGCTAAATGTTTTGAAGTAACCACAATCATAAGTATGCAAATTAATCTACTGGAGCTCAAATATCTCGAAATCTACGAGACTATGAACACCCTCATAAGTGAGCACCAGCGGTTGATTCTGAGTCTTAACGCCTCTCTACAAAAATTTCAGGAGGAACAGGAACAGCAGCAGGATCTGCTCTACAAACAAGTATGTGACACAAAGAAAGAGAATCCCATAAAGTGCTGCCGGCATGGCTGGTTTAGGCACGCTTCTAATTGCTACCTTCCATAtcgagagagaagaaaaaactgGAGGGATGCACAAAAGCACTGTGAGAGCATGAACAGTTTACTAGTTAAAATTGAGACCGATGACGAGCAGGCGTTCCTGACCGATCTCGTTGATGATCATGACTTACAACCCTCGGCGTGGATTGGCTTGAATGACATTGAAGTAGAAGGTCAATTCAGGTGGGTGGACGGCACCGACCTCTCCGATCTCACATTCTGGGAGCCCAAAGAGCCGAACAACAATCACGAGGTCCACGGTCAAGATTGTGTGACCATTAAGGCCCGTAAAAAGGCCCAGAAGTCTAACAAGCGTAACAAAGAGGACATCAAGTGGTATCATTCCTGGGATGATGTCATATGCAACGCAAGACGATACTTTATGTGTAAAGCGTGCATTTTATGTGATTATTTAGCCTGA